One genomic window of Quercus robur chromosome 6, dhQueRobu3.1, whole genome shotgun sequence includes the following:
- the LOC126732770 gene encoding uncharacterized protein LOC126732770 codes for MVDVDRRMTGLNPAHVAGLRRLSARAAAPSATASLPARNGLLSFSSLADKVLTHLRNSGIQVQPGLSDAEFARSEAEFGFAFPPDLRAVLSAGLPVGPGFPDWRATGSRLHLRASLDLPIAAISFQIARNTLWSKSWGPRPSHPEKALRVARNALKRAPLLIPIFNHCYIPCNPSLAGNPIFFVDENRIFCCGLDLSDFFERESLFRSSESSDPQILKRQRSVSEKSAGSSSNFSRRSLDQVGSAGARTPRWVEFWSDAAVDRRRRNSSSSSSSSPERFFEMPRSEMPKWVEEYIEQIGSVLRSGGWNESDISEIVHVSASGFFEGEMVLLDNQAVLDALLLKADRFSDSLRKAGWSSEEVSDALGFDYRPEKERKPAKKLSPELVQRIGKLAESVSRS; via the coding sequence ATGGTCGACGTGGACCGGAGAATGACCGGTCTAAACCCGGCCCACGTAGCCGGTCTCCGCCGACTCTCGGCTCGAGCCGCCGCTCCATCAGCCACCGCCTCACTCCCTGCACGCAACGgtctcctctctttctcttctctagCAGATAAAGTCTTAACCCACCTTCGGAATTCGGGTATCCAAGTCCAACCGGGTCTCTCGGACGCCGAGTTCGCTCGCTCCGAAGCCGAGTTTGGCTTCGCATTCCCGCCTGACCTCCGTGCCGTCCTCTCCGCCGGGCTACCAGTCGGTCCTGGCTTCCCTGACTGGCGCGCCACCGGCTCTCGCCTCCACCTCCGCGCCTCGCTCGACCTTCCTATCGCCGCGATTTCGTTTCAGATCGCTCGGAATACGCTCTGGTCGAAGTCTTGGGGACCTAGACCGTCCCACCCGGAAAAGGCTCTACGGGTCGCCCGGAACGCTCTAAAGAGAGCTCCGCTTTTGATTCCTATCTTCAACCATTGCTACATTCCTTGTAACCCGTCTTTAGCCGGGAACCCGATTTTCTTCGTGGACGAGAATCGGATCTTCTGTTGCGGTTTGGATCTATCCGATTTCTTCGAGCGCGAGTCTCTCTTCCGGAGCTCCGAGTCGTCCGATCCTCAAATTCTCAAAAGGCAAAGATCCGTGAGCGAGAAATCGGCCGGTTCGTCGTCCAATTTCTCACGGAGAAGTCTGGACCAAGTTGGATCGGCCGGAGCTAGGACACCGAGATGGGTGGAGTTCTGGAGCGACGCAGCCGTAGACCGGCGCCGGAGAAACTCGTCGTCGTCTTCGTCTTCATCTCCGGAGAGATTCTTCGAGATGCCTAGGTCCGAAATGCCAAAATGGGTTGAGGAATACATCGAGCAAATAGGATCCGTTTTGAGATCGGGCGGGTGGAACGAATCGGATATTTCCGAAATCGTTCACGTTTCGGCCTCCGGATTCTTCGAAGGAGAGATGGTTTTGTTAGATAATCAAGCGGTTCTCGATGCTCTGCTTTTGAAAGCGGATCGGTTCTCGGACTCGCTCCGAAAGGCCGGGTGGAGCTCCGAAGAGGTATCGGACGCGTTGGGATTCGATTATAGACCGGAGAAGGAGAGGAAACCGGCTAAAAAGCTATCCCCGGAGCTCGTGCAAAGAATTGGTAAACTGGCTGAATCGGTTTCCCGGTCATGA